GGAGGTATTGCTATATCCCAGTTTCCGTGTTATGCTGAAGTATCGAAGAGCCCATAAGCAGTATTTGAAGGGTCATTATTTCAGAGCCAGGTGGATTTCCCAACGGGCAACCAGAAAAACCGGTATCGAGATTCATCCGGGTGCGACGATTGGAAAGGGACTTTTTATCGATCATGGTGCAGGGGTCGTTATTGGTGAAACTGCAATTATCGGTGATAATGTGACCCTGTATCAGGGAGTTACGCTCGGGGGAACCGGGAAGGAGACCGGAAAACGCCATCCTACGATAGAAGACAATGTGATGGTCAGTGCAGGAGCAAAATTGCTGGGTTCTTTTACCGTAGGAGAAAACTCCAAGATTGGTGCAGGAAGTGTGGTATTGGAAGAGGTTCCTCCGAACTGCACGGTGGTTGGTGTACCGGGCCGGGTGGTAAAAAGAGAGAATATCAAGGTCCCGAGAGAGACCATGGATCAGGTACATCTTCCGGATCCGATGCTGGATGATATCAAGGTATTGCAGCGTGAGAATACAGAACTTACGAATCGTGTATTGGAACTCGAAAGGCGATTGAGAACAATTGCGGATCGCGAAATAGAGAAATAGGAGAAAAGTATGAAATTTTATAATACGTTGACTAAGAAAAAAGAAGCGTTTATACCTTTAAAGGAAGGTAAAGTCTCCATGTATGTGTGTGGGCCTACCGTGTATAATCTCATTCATATAGGTAATGCACGGCCTATGATTGTATTTGATGCGTTACGCCGTTATATGGAGTACAAAGGTTATAAGGTGAACTTTGTCTCCAATTTTACAGATGTGGATGATAAGATTATTGCAAAGGCAATTGAAGAAGGGGTGACGGCAGAAGAGGTGTCGCAGCGCTATATCGCCGAATGCAAGAAGGATATGGCTGATATGAACGTCAGACCAGCCACAACACATCCACTGGCAACCCAGGAAATTCCCGGTATGATAAATATGATTCAAACGCTG
The window above is part of the Novisyntrophococcus fermenticellae genome. Proteins encoded here:
- the epsC gene encoding serine O-acetyltransferase EpsC, which codes for MGFIAHIKEEFAVIQERDPAIKSPWEVLLYPSFRVMLKYRRAHKQYLKGHYFRARWISQRATRKTGIEIHPGATIGKGLFIDHGAGVVIGETAIIGDNVTLYQGVTLGGTGKETGKRHPTIEDNVMVSAGAKLLGSFTVGENSKIGAGSVVLEEVPPNCTVVGVPGRVVKRENIKVPRETMDQVHLPDPMLDDIKVLQRENTELTNRVLELERRLRTIADREIEK